Sequence from the Thunnus maccoyii chromosome 22, fThuMac1.1, whole genome shotgun sequence genome:
tatatatacacacacacacacacacacacacacacatatatatatatatatatatatatatatatacatacacacacacacacacacacatatatatatatatatatatatatatatatatatatatatatatatatatatatatatatatatatatatatatacacacacacatatatatatatatatatatacacacacacatatatatatatatatatatatacacacacacatatatatatatatatatatatatacacacacacatatatatatatatatatatatatacacacacacatatatatatatatatatatatatgtgtgtgtgtgtgtgttaaagcttAAAGCAACACAACTTTATAATTGAGCTACATGAAAAACTCAAAATTGCTTCAGAAATACTTGAGACATCAGAAATAACTCCAGTAACTGCAGTGTCAGGGTGGAATGTGTTACTCCTGTTACTACACTAACTCCAATGTGTGTGCTctgtgcagatgttcctgtccATTGGGTTTGCAGCAGCTGGTGTGGCGGGGGCCGTGTACAGTCTGAGTGTTGCTGCCCTGGGCCTCTCTAATGGACCACTGTGCCAGtggagcaataaaaacagccccAATCTACAGTGGGGGACGCCCTTTGCTAACAGGTACAGacttcatacattttatatttttacttgaaaCTGATTTGAGAACTGtatttataaaataacaataaatacatcACTGTAATGTccctttatttacatttgactTCACTACTCAGCTTTTAAGAGACACAACTAATCCCCCTCTAATTTTCCTTCTCTCCAGTAATGGGAGCTACCTGTCAGACAAGGAAATGTGGAAGTGGTGTAAAGCTCCAGAGAATGTGGTTGAATTCAACGTGGGTCTGTTCTCCACCCTGTTAGTTGCAGCGTGCGTGGAGCTTGTCCTCTGTCTCATCCAGATGGTCAATGGACTGTTTGGATGTATCTGCGGCACCTGCTCTGGCAAGGAGGTGAGACAAGAACAGACTTAAGGGTTCAGCATGGTAGAAATAAACTAGTTTGTACAACgtaaagcaaaaatatttctACCTGTTGTGAAAGGACACATTAGAAGAGTGAAGAACTTTGTCTTTGTAGCTTTGACGCAATGAATCGTACAAATagggacaacacacacatttttggacAGCCTTTCCTCATCCAAAAATGGATATAAAACATGAACCTGTCTTCTGATCAGTCAGTTTTTACATCACAAAGGGCTGCACAATGTTCACATCAGCTCCACTGCAACCTACACTTACTCATAACACACTTCTCTGCAAAGATCTGCAGagatatttacatgtatttattctCTTTGCAGAGCTACaacttgttttaaatatttactaaTATTTTGCActcccctcatgtatgttaaagggatggacaaaatattaggaacagttttcaatataatgcactccagtacaccaccacaaCCCACtgtgacctcaataataaatagaGAGTTTgaagaattatcacctttctgacaatgtcaacaaaaactagAGAAGTAGAATTTACGGCAGAGCTGCTgaattggattgcattagattgcactggtgttcctaataaagtacGTGGTAAATGTATTTGGTGCTATTCGATGAGTGGATCAGTTTTATATATTGCTCAGTGCATCTGTAAATGAACTAACAATGGACTTTATtaacataaaagaaaagagcaTTGTTGTTCCTGGGTGGTTGCACCCTAAAGGACTTCAGCAAGATTTGTTGTAAAAAGTAAAGCCTGTTCCTTTTTGTAGTTTGAATCTTACAGTAAACCTGCAAATGTACTGTGGTCAAAGCTTCTGAAAAATGCTTTTATACCTAAAACTTTATTATGCcctaaaaaacaacaaaactccaAAAGATTGCCGGTTCATTGTTGTGTGTTTAAGGATGCCTGCATAACCCAACCATGTAGGGAGATTTTTCTGTGGCTTGACTGTCTGACTGTGGTCATAGCCAGTTGCTCTTCAGCTGGTAGGGATCCATTGAGAGCTCAGTGACGCTGAGGCCAggtattttcagtgtgtgtgcttgaagTGTAGTCTAGGTGTGTAAACTAACCcttgtctctctgtcctctgaaCAGTAAGTTGAACTACAACACATCATGACCACTTGAAGAAGAGATGAAAGGGGTCATTATTACCATCAACtctatcatcatcattactaTTATCTCTAGCATCACCATTATCATAATCCACTGCACCAAGGGATGATGGGATAGAGTCCCTATTAGGACAGATTATCACCCATTGTTTAGCTGTACTCTGGTTTTCACTTTGTGCctatatcatcatcattatcatacATTCTCCAAGAGGAATGACTGGGGTTATCAATCAATATTTCTTTCTTCGGAACTACTGATGTATGCTGTATTTGTGACTGTAAATttgtatgtttaaaaatattttgtaataaaGCTCATGAGAACATGAGCTGACATATGTCATTGTTGATGGTCATAGAAGAGATGATATTAAAGAGATGCAGAGGATTAAGTAGAAGGTAAACTTGGATTCACTGAAAACTCTTCTTGAAAATTGCCATGTGAATACGCGTGTGAGAATCCGATATATTCTATTTTTGAagtttaattattataatagaTGAACAATAGGTATATCAAACAGTTattcagtgatggaaagtaacagttactcaagtactgtagaAAAGTGCAGTTCTGAGGAACTTGCATTGACAGCTATAGTTAACAGATTTTACATCTAACTATAAAGGAAGGAATCGCtctatgtctgtctgtatatgtgtttttcacGTATCTTGACAACCATTCATCCGatcgacttcacacttggcaggtaTATTGCCAAGGAACCaagtgcagtgttgagtgtaaAGCTCTTTGGATGAGGGGTTCTcaagtataaaaaatatattaaaaaatatcaatatataaaaaatacctcataaacaatgttgcttctgcttcttcttctgtcagtgGAGTTAAGAAGTGGACAGACGGAcgcaccactctgccattgcaactcACACTGTGGTTGGAGGTttgattacatctgtagtgataatgactaccatagagaatgaattgaaaaagttcaTAGAGTTAAGCTCTCCTTTTCCCATTCTTCAAGCACAGAAACTTggtatgtatgttcaagacatagtgcaaaatgtctcaggcatgttttgaatgaGAACTGCAGTTCATCTGAACAACTTCAGCTCTgctcaaaattgtagtctccTGATAGTCTGCTTGAGAGGCGTTTAGGCACTGTTCTCTCTAGGTATCGAACAGGAACATTATGAATGGACACTGCATTAGTTCAAAATAAATTAccatcttataaaatatgatgcattattacaGATGTAACTAACCAAATGAAGTAGGCTAGGTAAAATTAGCACCACTTCATTCAGctacaacacaaaaataataaaacaaccCTTCAATATAATATACATTGTTTGATTAGAGTAGATTCTGCCATTAACCAACACATATATAAATCCCTGTGccaaatatacacaaaactAGAACAAAAGATTCAATCCAGCATGGGACATGGACATATacagacaaacaaagaaaaagtagtagtaaaaaatgaaataaaattaaaaccaGTAGTGTAAAGTAACTAAACATTTAGTCAAGAACTGTACTACAATtgtgaggtacttgtactttactttagcatttccatttgatgctactttatacttccactgcactacatttcagagggaaatattgtactttctgctccactacatttattagacagctttagttacttttcagattaaaattttgcataaaataacaatgacaaaattataaatcacactgcattgttaaagatgaaaccagtggttcccaaactttttggcttttggcCCTTTACAAAAAAATTAAGATTAAGACCCTTAGATTAAGATTAGGATTAAGATTaattctttattgtcatttctcagcacTCACATAAATTGAAACAGAATttgtcctctgcatttgacccaaTTTATACACTTGGAATAGGTGGCAGCTGCAGTGTAGTGCCTGgggaccaactccagttcttttgcCAGTGCTTTGGTCAGGGGCACGGACAGGAGTATTAAACCTAACGTATATGTCTTTGATGTGAAATCAGTGTGCAgttgtttctctttgttgtgtttcggatgtctatgagttgtttgcagttccaccaaagagacagTTCCCCTCATGTGATTTCAAATTAAActgtttgaggcccaaagaggtaaaacttaaaataat
This genomic interval carries:
- the tm4sf21b gene encoding transmembrane 4 L6 family member 5; translated protein: MCTGTCSKYIAVPLYILAAVSVICNIMLFFPDFETQYAEADREGKGQITEEVKYMGGLIGGGIMVLIPAIHIHLTSANKCCANRCGMFLSIGFAAAGVAGAVYSLSVAALGLSNGPLCQWSNKNSPNLQWGTPFANSNGSYLSDKEMWKWCKAPENVVEFNVGLFSTLLVAACVELVLCLIQMVNGLFGCICGTCSGKEDACITQPCREIFLWLDCLTVVIASCSSAGRDPLRAQ